Proteins encoded by one window of Akkermansia muciniphila ATCC BAA-835:
- a CDS encoding MATE family efflux transporter — protein sequence MKRNAIDLGTLDVCTLFRKYFIPTLFGMLSISAVTAVDGILVGHGIGSDGIAAINICIPLLMLFTGIGLMAGVGSSVVASIQLSKGKLEAARLNVTQALLFVTIAAIVPSALMMAYPSATARFLGASEHLTPMVREYLLWFIPSLIFQMWCSVCLFMIRLDGAPKLAMMCNIIAAIITVILGWLFIFPLGWGLTGAAFAATIALFASGATGLIYLWIFAHKLRLYPIKWSIRSFRFSLLNIVCQCRIGSSALLTEATLATLMFVGNHTLMKYLGDNGVGAFGIACYYLPFVFMVGNAIAQSAQPIISYNFGLGEKKRVADTKRIALFTSVVCGIVTTAAFILFPHILVGLFVNPDSTAALIAIEGFPYFSLAFVFFIINLMLIGYYQSVENVKLANLFALLRGFVFLIPCFILLPEAMGTNGAWLALCLSEMLTILTVAVLFILRKKKTLLHQTGEECS from the coding sequence ATGAAAAGAAATGCAATTGATTTAGGCACACTGGACGTATGCACATTATTCAGAAAGTATTTTATCCCGACCTTATTCGGGATGCTTAGCATATCGGCAGTAACGGCAGTAGACGGAATACTCGTCGGTCACGGAATCGGAAGCGATGGCATTGCCGCTATCAATATATGCATTCCCCTGCTGATGTTGTTTACCGGGATAGGGCTCATGGCAGGCGTAGGCTCATCCGTAGTCGCTTCCATTCAGCTATCAAAAGGAAAACTGGAAGCCGCGCGCCTTAATGTCACCCAGGCCTTGTTGTTCGTCACCATTGCCGCCATCGTGCCATCTGCCTTGATGATGGCATATCCGTCAGCTACAGCCCGATTTTTAGGCGCTTCCGAACATCTTACCCCCATGGTTAGGGAATACCTGTTGTGGTTCATCCCCTCGTTGATATTCCAGATGTGGTGCTCTGTCTGCCTATTCATGATTCGTTTGGATGGCGCTCCGAAGTTGGCTATGATGTGCAATATCATTGCTGCAATCATCACCGTAATACTCGGTTGGCTGTTTATCTTTCCATTGGGCTGGGGATTGACGGGAGCTGCTTTCGCCGCAACCATAGCACTGTTTGCGAGCGGCGCCACGGGCCTTATTTATTTATGGATATTTGCACATAAACTGCGGCTTTATCCTATTAAATGGAGCATCAGAAGTTTTCGGTTCTCCCTCCTTAATATTGTCTGCCAATGTCGCATCGGTTCTTCCGCTTTGCTGACTGAAGCGACACTGGCCACGCTCATGTTCGTCGGGAACCACACATTGATGAAATATCTGGGAGATAATGGAGTAGGAGCGTTCGGCATTGCCTGCTATTACCTTCCGTTCGTATTCATGGTAGGCAATGCCATAGCGCAATCAGCGCAACCCATCATCAGCTATAACTTCGGGCTTGGAGAGAAAAAACGCGTAGCCGATACAAAACGGATCGCATTATTTACCTCCGTTGTTTGCGGCATAGTCACGACGGCAGCATTCATTTTGTTCCCGCATATTCTGGTAGGCTTGTTCGTCAATCCGGACAGCACTGCGGCGCTCATAGCCATTGAGGGATTTCCATATTTCTCCCTGGCATTTGTTTTCTTCATCATCAACCTGATGCTCATCGGTTATTACCAAAGCGTGGAAAATGTAAAACTCGCCAATTTGTTTGCCCTGTTGCGAGGATTTGTTTTTCTTATTCCATGCTTTATCCTGTTGCCTGAAGCAATGGGAACGAACGGTGCGTGGCTAGCACTTTGTCTGTCGGAAATGTTGACCATATTAACAGTTGCTGTCCTATTTATTCTACGCAAAAAGAAAACACTTCTTCATCAAACAGGTGAAGAATGCAGTTAA
- a CDS encoding LysM peptidoglycan-binding domain-containing protein, with translation MKTPFILTCACAAALVFPLSSCSTQNSSTAGYDTAEPASGEIPPWIAESSDPAYESGHYSPVQSSSSYAYNPPAKPSVTKKSSARKSTAGSKSSRSTAARKSSSRKSAPKARTYTVKKGDTLGAIARRNGTSVKALKRANGLKSDLIHINQKLTIPRSK, from the coding sequence ATGAAAACGCCATTCATTTTAACCTGCGCCTGCGCTGCCGCGCTGGTATTCCCCCTCTCTTCCTGCTCCACCCAGAATTCCTCCACGGCCGGTTACGACACTGCGGAACCGGCCAGCGGCGAAATCCCGCCGTGGATCGCGGAAAGCTCTGATCCCGCTTACGAATCCGGCCATTACAGCCCGGTTCAGAGTTCTTCCAGCTACGCTTACAATCCCCCCGCCAAGCCTTCCGTCACTAAAAAATCATCCGCGCGGAAGAGCACGGCCGGCAGCAAATCCTCCCGCAGCACGGCTGCCAGAAAGAGCTCCTCCCGTAAATCCGCTCCCAAGGCCCGCACCTACACCGTGAAGAAAGGCGATACGCTGGGAGCCATCGCCCGCAGGAACGGCACCTCTGTCAAGGCCCTTAAAAGGGCTAACGGCCTTAAGTCCGATCTGATTCACATCAACCAGAAGTTGACGATTCCGCGTTCCAAGTAA
- a CDS encoding PEP-CTERM sorting domain-containing protein (PEP-CTERM proteins occur, often in large numbers, in the proteomes of bacteria that also encode an exosortase, a predicted intramembrane cysteine proteinase. The presence of a PEP-CTERM domain at a protein's C-terminus predicts cleavage within the sorting domain, followed by covalent anchoring to some some component of the (usually Gram-negative) cell surface. Many PEP-CTERM proteins exhibit an unusual sequence composition that includes large numbers of potential glycosylation sites. Expression of one such protein has been shown restore the ability of a bacterium to form floc, a type of biofilm.), translated as MFYRSLFTNAFTACALFSGEIALADSFNISNDDSSAYSLINSLGEPLNAGNAILGTFSSGTWSYDVTTSRWNFQGNSYAQDQLKYSDLMSMQNNFTSALTNIPEEQNGGVADGRFNLSGDYSSSLTSPVYLMVTGQDGETALFVFKDVSSDSLLNYDNIDISGTETFDLWLTTKEQALTNELDYYTECILGNINLQNNTIQLLIPEPATATMSLLGLTALMVRRKRK; from the coding sequence ATGTTCTATCGCTCCCTTTTCACCAATGCTTTCACCGCCTGCGCTCTCTTTTCTGGAGAAATTGCCTTAGCGGACAGTTTCAATATCAGCAATGACGATTCCTCCGCATATTCCCTAATCAATTCTCTCGGAGAACCGCTAAATGCAGGCAATGCCATTTTAGGTACCTTCAGCAGCGGTACTTGGAGTTATGATGTGACCACCAGCCGATGGAACTTCCAAGGCAATTCGTATGCACAGGATCAACTGAAATACAGTGATCTGATGAGCATGCAGAACAACTTCACCAGCGCGTTGACAAATATACCGGAAGAGCAAAATGGCGGCGTCGCTGACGGCAGATTTAACTTGTCCGGAGATTACTCTTCTTCCCTGACATCCCCGGTTTATCTAATGGTGACGGGACAGGATGGAGAAACAGCTCTTTTTGTCTTTAAAGACGTATCCAGCGACAGTCTGCTTAATTACGATAATATAGATATATCCGGCACCGAGACGTTCGATCTGTGGCTTACGACCAAGGAGCAGGCTCTAACAAACGAGCTTGACTACTACACCGAATGCATCCTGGGAAACATCAATCTGCAAAACAATACCATCCAGCTTTTGATCCCGGAACCCGCGACAGCCACCATGAGCTTACTGGGTTTGACGGCCCTGATGGTACGCCGTAAACGGAAATAG
- a CDS encoding lipid A deacylase LpxR family protein: MKCTALCMCAALLPVGFLQAGTQQIEAPQEGSVISFHLENDMFVGDDDNYTNGVRFAWMSGTTSRSHTFSGMLGTVLGGTNASDSWRRFMGMNGSANLRQQWGLDLTQLMYTPEQKATYPIYNQHPYVGNLTLGLTSLVKNEDRANSLELQLGTTGTNSLAKGSQHFIHKLWGMEQWPGWANQLPGEMTANLFFKRYYRLRGLEKRYGSGFETDALAYWHADAGTVKVQAGGGMSFRFGYNLGNTSPENSIRGATSAAPPFVYNRMSVSNWGYYGYIHAAVRAVAHDLYLDGTVFRSSPKYVNKYPVVGEWGYGFGFRYKRSELLFGLHYMTKEYTQQESMQCVGILQLRHTF; the protein is encoded by the coding sequence ATGAAATGTACGGCTTTGTGCATGTGCGCCGCCCTGCTGCCGGTGGGCTTCCTGCAGGCAGGAACCCAGCAGATAGAAGCGCCGCAGGAGGGCTCCGTTATCAGTTTCCATCTGGAAAACGATATGTTCGTGGGGGATGATGATAATTATACCAACGGCGTCCGCTTTGCGTGGATGTCCGGCACCACGTCCCGGAGCCATACGTTTTCCGGCATGCTGGGAACAGTGCTGGGCGGCACGAACGCCTCGGATTCCTGGCGGCGGTTCATGGGCATGAACGGTTCCGCCAACCTGCGCCAGCAGTGGGGTTTGGACCTGACCCAGCTCATGTACACCCCGGAGCAGAAGGCCACCTATCCCATCTACAACCAGCACCCCTATGTGGGCAACCTGACGCTGGGGCTGACCTCCCTGGTCAAGAATGAAGACCGGGCCAATTCCCTGGAGCTGCAACTCGGCACCACGGGCACGAATTCCCTCGCCAAGGGCTCCCAGCATTTCATCCATAAGCTGTGGGGTATGGAGCAATGGCCCGGCTGGGCCAACCAGCTCCCCGGAGAGATGACCGCCAATTTGTTTTTCAAGCGGTATTACCGCCTGCGCGGACTGGAGAAGCGCTACGGCTCCGGTTTTGAAACGGATGCCCTGGCTTACTGGCATGCGGACGCCGGCACAGTAAAGGTGCAGGCGGGGGGCGGCATGTCCTTCCGCTTCGGCTATAATCTGGGCAATACTTCTCCGGAGAACAGCATTCGCGGAGCGACCAGTGCAGCACCTCCCTTCGTTTATAACAGGATGTCCGTTTCCAATTGGGGGTATTACGGTTATATTCATGCTGCCGTGCGAGCCGTGGCTCATGACCTGTATCTGGATGGTACGGTGTTTCGTTCCTCCCCCAAGTATGTGAACAAGTATCCCGTAGTGGGAGAATGGGGTTATGGCTTCGGCTTCCGGTACAAGCGCTCGGAATTGCTTTTCGGCCTGCATTACATGACCAAGGAATACACCCAGCAGGAATCCATGCAGTGTGTGGGCATTCTCCAGCTTCGGCATACTTTTTAA
- a CDS encoding glycoside hydrolase family 2 TIM barrel-domain containing protein: MRTTRSWLLSCTALAVSSAMCGLGAPGDSAPAPAPTGLEWEQEQNLHLNKEAPTAFFASFSDLQSALKVLPENSKWRRSLNGQWKFHWAKDPQSRPADFYKPDYDVKDWKEIKVPSSWQTQGYGTPIYSNQPYPFERSWPYVMKEPSNKNYTSYKERNPVGSYRRTFEVPADWDGREVYMQFDGVDSFFYLWINGQYVGFSKDSRNPARFDISPYLKKGENVVAAEVYRHSDGAYLECQDMFRLSGIFRNVSIFALPKVHIRDFFAQANPVDQRDWALNIDHAKPGTVDGDWRLQVDVDVRNLFPATEKLDGCTVSMALYDAAGKLVEPVKPKDAPYDGVLEKPLRITGMKDFKTSLLGIYSKPRLWSAEDPNLYTLVLTLKRDGKTEEMVSSRVGFRNVVIKDSVFLVNGQPVKVKGVNRHESHPETGHYVTPEQMEEEVRMMKRANINHVRCSHYPADPYFYYLCDKYGIYVQDEANIESHGYYYGKESLSHPIEWMPAHVDRIMAMVERNKNHPCVIMWSLGNEAGPGQNFRSAEKMVKARDMSRPTHYERNNDIVDLGSNQYPSVDWTRSMAGNKDFPKPYYISEYAHNMMNAMGNLADYWEAIESSDRIMGGAIWDWVDQGLYKTLPNGEKMLCYGGDFNDHPNSGQFVFNGTILSDRTPEPGYFEVKHVYQNISTSLTDDGRISIFNKNFFTDLSSYDITWTLTENGNAVAEGRLDTPPAGPREKIVVPIPDIPQLKNRKPGVEYALRISYKLKKDRGWAKKGYELAFDQLQLPVQGDLPVFKAPAGKVSLSTDKHTVSGKDFSVQFDASTGELAQFTVNGKPLFKTPMAVNALRAASSNEPGVMAKSMANGLRELKHELLSYEAIDNGNSVTVKQSIKVSGKQAENISGYGDTKTTITARKQPLNDTNTHFINNLEWTIYADGTVVCQSVLLPRGNPLELLRLGYELQLPANMDNVAYYGRGPEENYADRKSGMPLGVYKTTAWDSFFPYGRPQDCGNHEDTRWVAVTDDKGNGLLFGSVGAPFAFSALPYTTTDLILANHPVELPKTTDKTVLVLSSATRGLGGASCGPGPMGRDIIKANKPYPMSFFMRPITAKSYKGEIRVPAARLDMTMLTRTDKYTVKSVTSQEQGEADAEFAIDGDPGTFWHSEYNKTVTKHPHVLAVDLGKEREFSGITYLPRQDGSSNGRVKDYSVDVSTDGEKWQPAAKGSFPDSADLQEVKFQAPVKARYFRFSALSEAQGRDYAAVAELDIIPVKK, encoded by the coding sequence ATGAGAACGACCAGATCCTGGCTTTTATCCTGTACCGCGCTGGCGGTAAGTTCCGCCATGTGCGGCCTGGGAGCACCGGGCGATTCCGCCCCCGCGCCAGCCCCCACAGGGCTGGAATGGGAACAGGAACAAAACCTGCATTTGAATAAGGAAGCTCCAACCGCCTTTTTCGCGTCTTTCAGCGATTTGCAGTCCGCCTTGAAAGTGCTGCCTGAAAACAGTAAATGGCGCAGGTCCCTGAACGGTCAGTGGAAGTTCCACTGGGCGAAGGATCCCCAGAGCCGCCCGGCCGATTTTTACAAGCCGGATTACGACGTAAAGGACTGGAAGGAGATTAAGGTGCCTTCCTCCTGGCAGACTCAGGGTTACGGCACCCCCATTTATTCCAATCAGCCGTATCCCTTTGAACGCTCCTGGCCTTATGTAATGAAGGAGCCTTCCAACAAGAATTATACGTCCTACAAGGAACGGAACCCCGTAGGTTCCTACCGCCGCACTTTTGAAGTACCTGCGGACTGGGACGGCAGGGAAGTGTACATGCAGTTTGACGGAGTGGATTCCTTCTTCTACCTCTGGATCAACGGGCAGTATGTAGGTTTTTCCAAAGATTCCCGGAATCCGGCCCGTTTTGACATCAGCCCCTACCTTAAGAAGGGGGAGAATGTGGTGGCCGCAGAGGTGTACCGCCATTCCGACGGAGCATATCTGGAATGCCAGGACATGTTCCGCCTGTCCGGCATTTTCCGCAATGTTTCCATCTTTGCGCTGCCGAAAGTTCACATCCGCGACTTTTTCGCACAGGCCAATCCGGTGGACCAGAGGGATTGGGCTTTGAATATTGACCATGCCAAACCGGGGACCGTGGACGGCGATTGGCGCCTTCAGGTGGATGTGGATGTTCGCAATCTGTTTCCGGCAACGGAAAAGCTGGACGGCTGCACGGTTTCCATGGCCCTGTATGACGCTGCCGGAAAACTGGTAGAACCTGTCAAGCCCAAGGATGCGCCATATGACGGCGTGTTGGAAAAGCCCTTGCGCATTACCGGCATGAAGGATTTTAAAACTTCCCTGCTGGGCATTTATTCCAAACCCAGACTATGGTCTGCGGAGGATCCCAACCTGTACACCCTGGTACTGACGCTGAAGCGTGACGGGAAGACGGAAGAAATGGTTTCCTCCCGCGTGGGTTTCCGCAATGTGGTGATTAAGGACAGCGTGTTCCTGGTAAACGGCCAGCCGGTGAAGGTAAAGGGCGTGAACCGCCATGAAAGCCATCCGGAAACAGGGCATTACGTGACTCCGGAGCAGATGGAGGAAGAAGTGCGGATGATGAAACGCGCCAATATCAACCACGTGCGCTGTTCCCATTATCCCGCGGATCCTTATTTTTATTACCTCTGTGACAAGTACGGCATTTACGTGCAGGATGAGGCCAACATCGAGTCCCACGGCTATTACTATGGCAAGGAGTCCCTTTCCCATCCCATTGAGTGGATGCCGGCCCACGTGGACCGCATCATGGCGATGGTGGAGCGCAACAAGAACCATCCCTGCGTGATTATGTGGTCCCTGGGGAATGAAGCCGGCCCCGGCCAGAATTTCCGCAGTGCGGAAAAGATGGTGAAGGCCAGGGATATGTCCCGCCCCACCCACTACGAACGCAATAATGACATTGTGGACTTGGGGTCCAACCAGTATCCGTCCGTGGACTGGACGCGTTCCATGGCGGGCAACAAGGATTTCCCCAAGCCCTACTATATTTCCGAGTACGCACACAACATGATGAATGCCATGGGCAACCTGGCGGATTACTGGGAGGCCATCGAGTCTTCCGACCGCATTATGGGCGGCGCCATCTGGGACTGGGTGGACCAGGGCTTGTACAAGACCCTGCCGAATGGAGAAAAGATGCTCTGCTATGGCGGCGATTTCAACGACCATCCCAATAGCGGCCAGTTTGTGTTCAACGGCACCATCCTGTCGGATCGTACGCCGGAACCGGGTTATTTTGAAGTCAAGCACGTCTATCAGAATATTTCCACATCTTTGACGGACGACGGCAGGATTTCCATTTTCAACAAGAATTTCTTTACGGACCTTTCTTCATACGACATTACCTGGACCCTCACGGAAAACGGCAATGCAGTGGCTGAAGGCAGGTTGGACACGCCTCCGGCCGGTCCCAGAGAAAAGATTGTGGTTCCCATTCCGGACATTCCCCAGTTGAAAAACCGGAAACCGGGGGTGGAGTATGCCTTGCGCATAAGTTACAAGCTGAAGAAGGACAGGGGGTGGGCCAAGAAGGGATATGAATTGGCCTTTGACCAGCTCCAGCTTCCCGTGCAGGGAGATCTGCCTGTGTTCAAGGCTCCTGCGGGCAAAGTCAGCCTCAGCACGGACAAGCATACCGTTTCCGGCAAGGATTTTTCCGTGCAGTTTGACGCGTCCACCGGGGAACTGGCCCAGTTCACGGTAAACGGCAAGCCTCTGTTTAAAACGCCCATGGCGGTGAACGCCCTGCGCGCCGCCTCCAGCAATGAGCCGGGCGTCATGGCCAAGAGCATGGCTAACGGCCTCCGTGAACTGAAGCATGAACTGCTCAGTTACGAAGCCATTGATAACGGCAATAGCGTCACCGTCAAGCAATCCATCAAGGTAAGCGGCAAACAGGCTGAAAACATCAGCGGCTACGGCGATACCAAGACCACCATCACGGCCAGGAAGCAACCCCTGAACGATACGAACACCCATTTCATCAATAATTTGGAATGGACCATCTATGCGGATGGAACTGTCGTCTGCCAGTCCGTACTGCTTCCGCGCGGCAATCCCCTGGAACTGCTGCGCCTGGGATACGAACTCCAGTTGCCGGCGAATATGGACAACGTAGCCTATTACGGGCGCGGGCCGGAAGAAAACTATGCGGACCGCAAGAGCGGCATGCCTCTGGGCGTGTATAAAACGACAGCCTGGGATTCTTTCTTCCCGTACGGCAGACCGCAGGATTGCGGCAACCATGAGGATACCCGCTGGGTGGCCGTTACGGACGACAAGGGGAACGGCCTGCTTTTCGGTTCCGTGGGCGCACCGTTCGCTTTCTCCGCCCTTCCGTATACCACCACGGATTTGATCCTGGCAAACCACCCCGTGGAACTGCCGAAGACGACGGATAAGACCGTTCTGGTTCTCTCTTCCGCCACGCGCGGCCTGGGGGGTGCTTCCTGCGGTCCCGGCCCTATGGGCAGGGACATCATCAAGGCCAACAAGCCCTACCCGATGTCCTTCTTTATGCGGCCCATTACCGCCAAGTCCTACAAGGGGGAAATCCGCGTGCCTGCGGCCCGGCTGGATATGACCATGCTGACCCGCACGGACAAGTATACGGTCAAGAGTGTAACCAGCCAGGAGCAGGGCGAAGCGGACGCCGAATTCGCCATTGACGGTGATCCCGGCACCTTCTGGCACTCTGAATACAATAAAACCGTGACCAAACATCCGCATGTACTGGCCGTGGACCTGGGTAAGGAGCGGGAATTCTCCGGAATCACTTATCTTCCACGTCAGGATGGCAGCAGCAATGGCCGCGTGAAAGATTATTCCGTGGACGTGAGCACGGACGGAGAGAAATGGCAGCCTGCCGCCAAGGGCTCCTTCCCGGACAGTGCTGACCTGCAGGAAGTGAAATTCCAAGCTCCCGTCAAGGCGCGTTATTTCCGCTTCTCCGCCCTTAGTGAGGCGCAGGGGCGGGATTACGCCGCCGTAGCGGAACTGGATATCATTCCCGTTAAGAAATAA
- a CDS encoding L,D-transpeptidase: MKPLLVLAAFPMVLMGWASCSHSGTGHAALPDPRAVDKSVPEYKNPFHPSTYAHFVARKDYRKTYDVYKDDTLLNRQPKKSRKIFVCLDEQRGQYLVDGLVAMDFPLSSGVKAYPTKTGDYAVISKKEDHASNLYGKMYDAEGKCINYNAESTDPIPEGGRFDGSPMPYWQRLTNAGLGLHVGKVRRHPVSHGCVRLPRNVAEILYRQTSIGTPVTIQKTPLPVPEAQKIPPAQQQESGGRKP, encoded by the coding sequence ATGAAGCCTCTCCTTGTTCTGGCCGCCTTCCCCATGGTGCTCATGGGGTGGGCGTCCTGTTCCCACTCCGGCACGGGCCATGCGGCCCTGCCGGATCCGCGTGCCGTGGACAAATCCGTTCCGGAATATAAAAACCCGTTTCATCCTTCCACATACGCTCATTTTGTAGCCCGCAAGGACTACCGGAAAACGTACGACGTCTATAAGGACGATACCTTGCTGAACCGCCAGCCGAAAAAATCCCGAAAAATCTTCGTCTGCCTGGACGAACAACGGGGCCAGTATCTGGTGGACGGCTTGGTTGCCATGGACTTCCCCCTCTCCTCCGGCGTAAAAGCCTATCCGACCAAAACGGGGGACTACGCCGTTATCTCCAAAAAGGAAGACCATGCTTCCAACCTCTACGGCAAAATGTATGATGCCGAAGGCAAATGCATCAACTACAATGCCGAATCCACGGATCCCATACCGGAGGGAGGTCGTTTTGACGGCTCTCCCATGCCTTATTGGCAGCGTCTTACCAACGCGGGGCTGGGCCTGCATGTAGGGAAAGTTCGGCGGCATCCTGTTTCCCATGGCTGCGTCCGTTTGCCGCGAAATGTTGCGGAAATCCTCTACAGGCAAACCAGCATAGGAACGCCCGTTACCATCCAGAAAACGCCGCTCCCCGTGCCGGAAGCGCAGAAAATCCCTCCCGCACAACAACAGGAATCCGGAGGCCGCAAACCATAG
- a CDS encoding TatD family hydrolase: MIIDTHCHLASAQFDQSRRETYVQHALREGIDRMITLGARMDDWEANTAWARQFPGAVFCALGIHPDDAHDAPADWADQLFRKAQDVPLAAIGETGLDYFHGAPQGWETEQFHRLQQDLLERHFDLAERLGLNIVLHTRDRKGSASFEDALAIARNYAGRVRPVFHCFIGNTAQAMRIFDELDGMVSFTGVATFKNAPVVAETASWCPENRIMLETDSPYLSPEPLRGRMNEPAHLIHTARFIAAARGMNLEDLAHVTTRNAETFYNLGKV, encoded by the coding sequence ATGATTATTGACACGCACTGCCATCTGGCTTCCGCTCAATTCGACCAGTCCCGCAGGGAAACTTACGTCCAGCATGCCCTCCGGGAAGGCATTGACCGCATGATTACGCTGGGGGCGCGGATGGATGACTGGGAGGCAAACACGGCGTGGGCGCGCCAGTTTCCCGGCGCGGTTTTTTGTGCGCTGGGCATCCATCCGGACGATGCCCATGACGCCCCGGCAGACTGGGCGGACCAGCTTTTCCGGAAGGCGCAGGACGTTCCCCTGGCCGCCATCGGGGAAACGGGCCTGGATTACTTCCACGGGGCGCCCCAAGGCTGGGAAACGGAACAATTCCACCGCCTTCAGCAGGACCTTCTGGAACGGCACTTTGACCTGGCGGAGCGCCTGGGCCTTAATATCGTCCTGCATACGCGGGACCGGAAAGGCTCCGCGAGCTTTGAGGACGCCTTGGCTATTGCCCGGAACTACGCGGGCCGCGTGCGTCCCGTATTTCACTGCTTCATCGGAAATACCGCTCAGGCCATGCGGATCTTTGACGAACTGGACGGCATGGTCTCCTTCACCGGGGTGGCTACTTTTAAAAACGCCCCCGTAGTGGCGGAAACCGCAAGCTGGTGCCCGGAAAACCGTATCATGCTGGAAACGGACTCCCCCTATCTCAGCCCGGAACCCCTCCGGGGCCGCATGAACGAACCCGCCCATCTCATTCATACAGCCCGTTTCATCGCCGCTGCCAGAGGCATGAACCTGGAAGATCTGGCCCATGTGACGACCCGAAATGCGGAAACCTTTTATAATCTGGGCAAGGTCTGA
- a CDS encoding adenosylhomocysteinase, with the protein MPASPERILENLFPFYRQEEFPVLLHQYKTWSESRPLEGCRIIDASPVFRNTCAKYASLLAAGAELTVAVSPVMPYDPETAVLLGQYGIPVVEAERAGGPYDVVMDCAGVLSHVPSRYGYVELTRSGAERYAACTQPVWMVDAGKIKQIETCLGTGESFFRALESLGIKNEQGQTLVVIGHGKVGRGIALHALRRKLNVIVADVEKKPLAFASFVPATDRETLTDAIRHAFCAVTATGKRHAMSGLIEPDMPFSSGVLLANMGVEDEWGPEIPKNRLLNEGRPLNFILPDPTQMRYIDPPLALHNQGALELAEGRVLPGLFPPPPEMEEHFLSLIRSCGSVPPDMLNWIS; encoded by the coding sequence ATGCCTGCATCTCCGGAGCGCATTCTGGAAAATTTGTTCCCCTTTTACCGGCAGGAAGAATTTCCCGTTCTCCTGCACCAGTATAAAACGTGGTCGGAAAGTCGCCCTCTGGAAGGATGCCGGATTATTGACGCTTCTCCCGTGTTCCGGAATACCTGCGCCAAATACGCCTCTCTTCTGGCCGCAGGAGCGGAGCTGACAGTAGCGGTCTCCCCGGTAATGCCCTATGACCCGGAAACAGCCGTATTATTGGGACAGTATGGAATTCCAGTGGTGGAAGCGGAACGGGCAGGCGGACCTTATGATGTGGTCATGGACTGCGCCGGAGTGCTCAGCCATGTTCCCAGCCGCTACGGGTATGTGGAATTAACCCGCTCGGGTGCGGAACGCTATGCGGCATGCACGCAGCCCGTGTGGATGGTGGACGCCGGAAAGATTAAACAGATAGAAACCTGCCTTGGAACCGGAGAAAGTTTTTTCCGGGCTCTGGAATCTCTTGGAATAAAAAATGAACAGGGACAGACTCTGGTAGTCATCGGACATGGAAAAGTTGGCCGCGGAATAGCTCTGCATGCTCTCAGACGGAAACTGAATGTCATTGTAGCGGACGTGGAAAAAAAACCTCTGGCTTTCGCCTCTTTTGTGCCGGCAACGGACAGGGAAACCCTTACTGACGCAATCAGGCATGCTTTCTGCGCCGTTACGGCTACGGGAAAGCGGCATGCCATGTCAGGGCTTATTGAGCCGGACATGCCCTTCTCTTCCGGCGTTCTGCTTGCCAATATGGGTGTGGAGGATGAATGGGGGCCGGAAATTCCGAAAAACCGCCTGTTGAACGAAGGCCGCCCTCTTAATTTTATTCTGCCGGACCCTACGCAAATGCGTTACATTGATCCGCCCCTGGCTCTTCATAACCAGGGAGCTCTGGAACTTGCCGAAGGCCGAGTTTTGCCTGGCCTTTTTCCTCCGCCGCCGGAAATGGAAGAACATTTTCTTTCCCTGATACGTTCCTGCGGTTCCGTACCGCCTGACATGCTGAACTGGATTTCCTGA